One Brassica napus cultivar Da-Ae chromosome C2, Da-Ae, whole genome shotgun sequence DNA window includes the following coding sequences:
- the LOC111212534 gene encoding uncharacterized protein LOC111212534, producing the protein MSKISNLDYAALNLFGDNYLQWALDTKINLRSKGLGDTIIEGNNENDKNIYRAISIIRHHLIEVSMMRLCGEEVTEKELLDKTFSAFHSTNVLLQQQYRERGFTTYTDSISCLLLAEANNELLMKNSEMRPLGSAPLPEAHKAEHEKKYSKESNHVYNERRTHGRGRGGHKGRGGRDNYSYGRGYGNHNNCGRGSSYGRGRANFGRGRGGISKPSYSTKSVCHRCGMSNHWAKNCRTPKHLCELYQESLKNKNPEAHMVHDNGYDTDDDFDHEKDDLMDHETSDCLKD; encoded by the exons atgtcgaaaatctcaaatctagactatgcagcccttaatctcttTGGAGATAACTATTTacagtgggcgctagatacaaagatcaaCCTGAGGTCaaagggactcggtgatactatcatcgagGGAAACAATGAGAATGATAAAAACATATACAGGGCGATTagtattatacgccatcacctCATTGAAG TTTCAATGATGAGACTGTGTGGTGAAGAAGTAACCGAGAAAGAGTTACTTGATAAGACCTTCTCTGCATTCCATTCAACGAATGTGTTGCTGCAGCAGcagtatagagagagaggattCACCACATATACTGATTCGATCTCGTGCCTACTTCTGGCCGAGGCTAATAATGAactcctgatgaagaacagtgagatgagacctctAGGTTCAGCACCATTACCAGAAGCTCAcaaagctgaacatgaaaaGAAATATTCCAAAGAAAGCAACCACGTCTACAATGAGAGAAGAACACACGGCAGAGGCCGTGGTGGGCACAAAGGACGTGGTGGCCGTGACAATTACTCATATGGCCGTGGATATGGAAACCACAATAActgtggtcgtggttccagctATGGCCGTGGAAGAGCCAATTTTGGCCGCGGTCGAGGCGGTATATCCAAGCcgtcttactcgaccaaatcTGTTTGTCACAGGTGTGGGATGAGtaaccattgggccaagaactgcAGAACCCCTAAACATCTATGTGAACTCTATCAGGAGAGtcttaagaacaagaacccaGAAGCTCATATGGTTCACGACAATGGGTATGATACTGATGATGATTTCGACCATGAAAAGGATGATCTAATGGATCATGAGACATCAGATTGTCTTAAAGACTAA
- the LOC111212537 gene encoding uncharacterized protein LOC111212537 isoform X1: MKTEKRCCFHHLLQRPKQKKLTCKFQRKRESSRLSAAQNLVGENRMWNLASSYLTGPKHETRRPVHAHVECSDDDESSVGSREEGLECPICWESFNIVENVPYVLWCGHTMCKNCILGLQWAIVKLPTHPVQLPFFISCPWCNKLSFRLVFKGALRFPHKNYFVLWMVERMNGERRNSPGRDQTDGNNDCTRVPPPPCLHHRHHRTQSVPRDNIQTSLRKSLVFFVQLTAKFPLVVMFLLIILYAIPTCAAILAMYILVTLLLALPSFLILYFAYPCLDWLVREIVT; the protein is encoded by the exons ATGAAAACGGAGAAACGTTGTtgttttcatcatcttcttcaacgTCCGAAACAAAAAAAGCTCACTTGCAAATtccagagaaagagagaaagctCGAGACTTTCGGCGGCGCAGAACCTCGTCGGAGAGAATCG AATGTGGAACCTAGCTTCGAGCTATCTCACAGGACCGAAACACGAAACAAGAAGACCAGTCCATGCTCATGTGGAATGTTCAGATGATGATGAGTCATCTGTAGGCAGCAGAGAGGAAGGTCTGGAGTGTCCCATTTGCTGGGAATCATTCAACATCGTCGAAAACGTTCCTTACGTGCTATGGTGCGGCCACACGATGTGCAAGAACTGCATCTTGGGACTTCAGTGGGCTATAGTGAAGCTACCTACGCACCCGGTTCAGCTCCCTTTCTTCATCTCATGCCCATGGTGCAACAAACTCTCCTTCCGTCTTGTCTTTAAAGGAGCTCTTAGATTCCCTCACAAGAACTACTTTGTGCTTTGGATGGTCGAGAGGATGAATGGCGAGAGACGGAATTCGCCAGGGAGAGATCAAACAGATGGAAACAATGATTGTACAAGGGTGCCTCCTCCTCCGTGTCTCCACCACCGTCATCATCGTACTCAGTCTGTTCCGAGGGACAACATACAGACTTCACTGAGGAAGTCTTTGGTTTTCTTTGTGCAATTGACGGCAAAGTTCCCACTGGTTGTCATGTTCCTGCTGATAATACTCTATGCAATACCGACCTGTGCAGCTATTTTGGCGATGTACATTCTAGTCACTCTCTTGCTGGCTCTACCGTCGTTTCTCATCCTCTACTTTGCGTATCCTTGTCTTGACTGGCTCGTCAGGGAGATTGTCACATGA
- the LOC111212537 gene encoding uncharacterized protein LOC111212537 isoform X2: MLSIPDNRMWNLASSYLTGPKHETRRPVHAHVECSDDDESSVGSREEGLECPICWESFNIVENVPYVLWCGHTMCKNCILGLQWAIVKLPTHPVQLPFFISCPWCNKLSFRLVFKGALRFPHKNYFVLWMVERMNGERRNSPGRDQTDGNNDCTRVPPPPCLHHRHHRTQSVPRDNIQTSLRKSLVFFVQLTAKFPLVVMFLLIILYAIPTCAAILAMYILVTLLLALPSFLILYFAYPCLDWLVREIVT, encoded by the coding sequence ATGTTATCTATCCCTGATAACAGAATGTGGAACCTAGCTTCGAGCTATCTCACAGGACCGAAACACGAAACAAGAAGACCAGTCCATGCTCATGTGGAATGTTCAGATGATGATGAGTCATCTGTAGGCAGCAGAGAGGAAGGTCTGGAGTGTCCCATTTGCTGGGAATCATTCAACATCGTCGAAAACGTTCCTTACGTGCTATGGTGCGGCCACACGATGTGCAAGAACTGCATCTTGGGACTTCAGTGGGCTATAGTGAAGCTACCTACGCACCCGGTTCAGCTCCCTTTCTTCATCTCATGCCCATGGTGCAACAAACTCTCCTTCCGTCTTGTCTTTAAAGGAGCTCTTAGATTCCCTCACAAGAACTACTTTGTGCTTTGGATGGTCGAGAGGATGAATGGCGAGAGACGGAATTCGCCAGGGAGAGATCAAACAGATGGAAACAATGATTGTACAAGGGTGCCTCCTCCTCCGTGTCTCCACCACCGTCATCATCGTACTCAGTCTGTTCCGAGGGACAACATACAGACTTCACTGAGGAAGTCTTTGGTTTTCTTTGTGCAATTGACGGCAAAGTTCCCACTGGTTGTCATGTTCCTGCTGATAATACTCTATGCAATACCGACCTGTGCAGCTATTTTGGCGATGTACATTCTAGTCACTCTCTTGCTGGCTCTACCGTCGTTTCTCATCCTCTACTTTGCGTATCCTTGTCTTGACTGGCTCGTCAGGGAGATTGTCACATGA
- the LOC111203364 gene encoding nucleolar protein 56-like: MAMFVLYESFSGYALFDVHGLDEIGQNVEAVQTSVSDLAQFGQVVKLTAFHPWQTAQDALNQINAVSEGFMSEELRSFLDLNLPKVEEGVEPKFSLGVSDPKLGSCISEATKIPCQSNEFVQELLRGVRQHFDSFINDLKPGGFEKAQQGLAHSYSRAKVKHNVNRKDHMVIQTISLLDTLDKDINSYAMRTREWYSPHFPELDKIVNDNYMYAQASKIIEDKSKLSEEHVPVLTEVLGGDEDKAREVVEAGQASMGLGLSPLDLLHAQTFAQGVIDLTDYRKKLYDYLVVKVKDVAPNLAALIGETVAARLISHAGSLINLAKHPSSTLQILGAERALFRALRTGGKTPKHGLISHSSFIGRASARNKGRMARCLAGKCSIAARVDYFGDNSSADFGEKLRGQVEERLDSLHNVYAMEEVLEDEEIVDASGEEIDEEEAAADDDE; the protein is encoded by the exons ATGGCGATGTTTGTTCTCTACGAATCATTCTCCGGCTACGCTCTGTTCGACGTGCATGGCCTCGATGAGATCGGTCAGAACGTTGAGGCTGTTCAAACCTCAGTTTCCGACCTTGCTCAGTTCGGTCAGGTCGTCAAGCTAACTGCTTTTCACCCTTGGCAGACTGCACAAGATGCTCTAAACCAAATCAACGCCGTCTCTGAAG GGTTTATGAGTGAGGAGCTTAGAAGCTTTCTTGACCTGAATCTCCCTAAAGTCGAAGAAGGCGTAGAGCCCAAGTTTAGCTTAGGAGTGTCTGACCCAAAACTCGGTTCTTGCATATCCGAGGCTACTAAGATTCCTTGTCAGAGCAATGAGTTTGTCCAAGAGCTTCTTAGAGGTGTTCGTCAGCACTTTGATAGTTTCATCAATGACTTAAAG CCTGGTGGTTTTGAGAAAGCTCAACAGGGATTAGCTCATAGCTACAGTAGAGCAAAGGTCAAGCACAATGTGAACAGAAAGGATCATATGGTTATTCAAACTATTTCCTTGCTTGACACGCTTGATAAAGATATCAACTCCTACGCTATGAGAACCAG AGAATGGTACTCACCGCACTTCCCTGAGCTAGACAAGATAGTTAATGACAATTACATGTATGCACAAGCTTCAAAGATTATAGAGGACAAGTCAAAGTTGTCTGAAGAGCATGTTCCAGTGCTTACTGAAGTCCTTGGTGGGGATGAAGATAAAGCAAGAGAGGTTGTTGAGGCTGGACAAGCATCTATGG GCCTGGGCTTATCACCGCTAGATTTGTTACATGCCCAGACCTTTGCTCAGGGAGTTATAGACCTAACCGATTACAGAAAGAAGCTGTATGACTACCTTGTTGTTAAGGTGAAGGACGTTGCTCCAAACTTGGCTGCATTGATTGGTGAGACGGTTGCAGCCAGGTTGATTTCACACGCGGGGAGTCTTATAAATCTTGCAAAGCACCCATCTTCAACTCTACAGATTCTTGGAGCAGAGAGGGCTCTTTTCAG GGCGTTGAGAACAGGTGGAAAGACACCAAAGCACGGTCTGATATCCCACTCTTCATTCATTGGCAGAGCATCTGCTAGAAACAAGGGACGTATGGCTCGTTGTCTAGCTGGCAAGTGTTCTATTGCTGCCAGGGTTGACTATTTTGGTG ATAATAGCAGTGCAGATTTTGGTGAGAAACTTCGTGGACAAGTAGAGGAAAGGCTAGACTCTTTACATAATGTCTATGCAATGGAAGAGGTTTTAGAAG ATGAAGAGATAGTTGATGCCTCTGGAGAGGAAatagacgaagaagaagcagcagctgatgatgatgaatga
- the LOC111197770 gene encoding uncharacterized protein LOC111197770 isoform X1, with protein sequence MDEEREGEIEKKEESGEVKEGVASIALLPCGSISGHFIHTPLSICYGLHGTELACETECSRGEDYRLMKLTIIDYNRKKEQTVVVECKGHDAARINDVQHAHGWEEDVIGLVEEKHGKKKISVSFECETLKADQAAEDHIRQFMPKLAGLDAVINIGPMKITGLDFAAVKEEP encoded by the exons ATGG ATGAGGAAAGAGAAGGAGAGatagagaagaaggaagaatCAGGAGAAGTGAAGGAAGGAGTAGCTTCGATAGCTTTATTGCCATGTGGTTCTATCTCTGGCCATTTCATTCACACGCCTCTCTCCATCTGTTATGGCCTCCATGGCACTG AACTGGCTTGTGAGACTGAGTGCAGCCGCGGTGAGGATTATCGGTTGATGAAGCTCACTATCATAGACTACAAT agaaagaaggaacaaacaGTTGTAGTGGAATGCAAAGGCCACGATGCTGCTCGAATCAATGATGTTCAGCATGCTCATGG GTGGGAGGAAGATGTGATAGGGTTAGTGGAAGAAAAGCATGGGAAGAAGAAAATATCTGTTTCGTTCGAGTGTGAGACATTGAAGGCTGATCAAGCAGCAGAGGACCATATCAGACAGTTTATGCCCAAACTAGCTGGACTTGATGCTGTTA TTAACATTGGACCAATGAAGATCACTGGACTTGATTTTGCTGCTGTGAAAGAGGAACCATAA
- the LOC111197770 gene encoding uncharacterized protein LOC111197770 isoform X2, with protein sequence MDEEREGEIEKKEESGEVKEGVASIALLPCGSISGHFIHTPLSICYGLHGTELACETECSRGEDYRLMKLTIIDYNRKKEQTVVVECKGHDAARINDVQHAHGWEEDVIGLVEEKHGKKKISVSFECETLKADQAAEDHIRQFMPKLAGLDALTLDQ encoded by the exons ATGG ATGAGGAAAGAGAAGGAGAGatagagaagaaggaagaatCAGGAGAAGTGAAGGAAGGAGTAGCTTCGATAGCTTTATTGCCATGTGGTTCTATCTCTGGCCATTTCATTCACACGCCTCTCTCCATCTGTTATGGCCTCCATGGCACTG AACTGGCTTGTGAGACTGAGTGCAGCCGCGGTGAGGATTATCGGTTGATGAAGCTCACTATCATAGACTACAAT agaaagaaggaacaaacaGTTGTAGTGGAATGCAAAGGCCACGATGCTGCTCGAATCAATGATGTTCAGCATGCTCATGG GTGGGAGGAAGATGTGATAGGGTTAGTGGAAGAAAAGCATGGGAAGAAGAAAATATCTGTTTCGTTCGAGTGTGAGACATTGAAGGCTGATCAAGCAGCAGAGGACCATATCAGACAGTTTATGCCCAAACTAGCTGGACTTGATGCT TTAACATTGGACCAATGA